The following proteins come from a genomic window of Anaerolineae bacterium:
- a CDS encoding type II toxin-antitoxin system PemK/MazF family toxin, with protein MNRFEIWNIRQQASSCSSEPPQPADSSKADRPYIIVSPDAVNRVTAYPFVTVIPLQDRKQRKKYPTDVWISPSGANSLKKESIAFCQLIYTIEKSFLEFRIGMLESVYQEEITAALRRFLVL; from the coding sequence ATGAATCGTTTTGAGATATGGAATATCCGGCAACAAGCTTCATCTTGTTCGAGCGAACCTCCTCAACCTGCAGACAGCTCAAAGGCTGACAGGCCATATATTATCGTTTCTCCTGATGCGGTAAATCGAGTAACCGCATATCCTTTTGTTACTGTGATACCTTTGCAGGATCGGAAACAGAGAAAGAAATATCCAACCGATGTATGGATAAGTCCGTCAGGAGCCAATAGCCTTAAAAAGGAATCCATAGCGTTTTGCCAGTTGATTTATACCATTGAAAAGAGCTTTTTGGAATTTCGAATCGGTATGCTTGAGAGCGTCTATCAGGAGGAAATAACAGCAGCTCTCAGAAGGTTCCTGGTTTTGTGA